A stretch of the Streptomyces sp. NBC_01428 genome encodes the following:
- the nagB gene encoding glucosamine-6-phosphate deaminase: MEVVIVPDAKAGGELIAEAMAELLRRKPDALLGVATGSTPLPIYEALAATVRSGAVDASGARVAQLDEYVGLPAEHPESYRSVLRREVLEPLGLGMDAFMGPDGTAADVQAACEAYDAALAAAGGVDLQILGIGTDGHIGFNEPCSSLASRTRIKTLTEQTRVDNARFFEGDIEQVPHHVITQGIGTILEARHLVLLATGEGKADAVAATVEGPVAAICPASALQLHPHATVVVDEAAASKLKLADYFRATFAAKPDWQGI; encoded by the coding sequence GTGGAAGTTGTCATCGTCCCGGACGCCAAGGCGGGCGGCGAGCTGATCGCCGAGGCCATGGCGGAGCTGCTCAGGCGCAAGCCCGACGCCCTGCTCGGCGTGGCCACCGGCTCGACGCCGCTGCCCATCTACGAGGCGCTGGCGGCCACCGTGCGGTCCGGTGCCGTGGACGCCTCGGGCGCGCGCGTGGCGCAGCTCGACGAGTACGTGGGGCTGCCGGCCGAGCACCCCGAGTCCTACCGTTCCGTGCTGCGGCGCGAGGTGCTCGAACCGCTGGGGCTCGGCATGGACGCGTTCATGGGCCCGGACGGCACCGCGGCGGACGTCCAGGCCGCCTGCGAGGCCTACGACGCGGCGCTGGCCGCCGCGGGCGGGGTCGACCTGCAGATCCTGGGCATCGGCACGGACGGGCACATCGGGTTCAACGAACCGTGCTCGTCGCTCGCCTCGCGCACCCGCATCAAGACGCTGACCGAGCAGACCCGGGTGGACAACGCGCGGTTCTTCGAGGGCGACATCGAGCAGGTCCCGCACCACGTCATCACCCAGGGCATCGGCACGATCCTGGAGGCGCGCCACCTCGTGCTCCTCGCCACCGGTGAGGGCAAGGCGGACGCGGTGGCGGCGACGGTCGAGGGGCCGGTCGCGGCGATCTGCCCGGCCTCCGCGCTGCAACTGCACCCGCACGCGACGGTCGTCGTCGACGAGGCCGCCGCGTCCAAGCTGAAGCTCGCGGACTACTTCCGCGCCACCTTCGCCGCCAAGCCGGACTGGCAGGGCATCTAG
- a CDS encoding glycoside hydrolase family 3 protein — MTTFASGTDTLTRDALTVLQPGFTGTTAPDWLLRRLGEGLASVGLFGRNIASPDQLAALTAQLRAERDDVLVAIDEEGGDVTRLEVRTGSSFPGNHALGAVDDVALTEAVALELGRRLAACGVNLNWAPSADVNSNPSNPVIGVRSFGADTDLVARHTAAYVTGLQAAGVAACTKHFPGHGDTAVDSHHALPRIDADLSVLQTRELAPFRAAIAAGSRAVMSAHILVPALDPDRPATLSRRILTGLLREELGYQGLIVTDGMEMQAIAATYGIERGSVLAIAAGADAICVGGGLADDDTVRRLRDALVAAVRAGDLAEERLADAANRVRALAEWTAAAAAASRSHTNGSNGSNASNGSGARTVTVGASSAGGPAGSDSTADVGLVAARRALTVTRSGAFSPLTEAPYVAALTPVANIAVGDETPWGVAAELARLLPGTETGSFTGEDAGSSALAAAGSRPVVAVVRDEHRHPWMAAALDTLLAARPDSVVVEMGVPQSVPRGALHIATHGAARVCGQAAAEVIAGE; from the coding sequence ATGACGACATTCGCCAGCGGTACAGACACCCTGACGCGCGACGCCCTCACCGTGCTCCAGCCCGGTTTCACCGGAACCACGGCTCCGGACTGGCTGCTGCGCCGCCTCGGTGAAGGTCTCGCCTCCGTCGGCCTGTTCGGCCGCAATATCGCATCACCCGATCAACTCGCCGCGCTGACAGCTCAGTTGCGGGCCGAGCGTGACGACGTCCTCGTCGCCATCGACGAAGAGGGCGGCGACGTCACCCGCCTGGAGGTGCGCACCGGTTCGTCGTTCCCCGGCAACCACGCGCTGGGCGCCGTCGACGACGTGGCGCTCACCGAGGCCGTCGCCCTCGAACTCGGCCGCAGGCTGGCCGCGTGTGGGGTGAACCTCAACTGGGCGCCCTCCGCCGACGTGAACTCCAACCCCTCCAACCCGGTCATCGGCGTACGGTCCTTCGGCGCCGACACCGACCTGGTGGCCCGGCACACGGCCGCCTACGTCACCGGCCTCCAGGCCGCCGGCGTCGCCGCCTGCACCAAGCACTTCCCGGGGCACGGCGACACCGCGGTCGACTCCCACCACGCACTGCCCCGCATCGACGCGGACCTCTCGGTCCTCCAGACGCGCGAACTCGCCCCGTTCCGTGCCGCGATCGCCGCGGGCAGCCGTGCCGTGATGAGCGCCCACATCCTGGTCCCGGCCCTGGACCCGGACCGTCCGGCCACCCTCTCCCGCCGCATCCTCACCGGCCTGCTGCGCGAGGAGCTCGGCTACCAGGGACTCATCGTCACCGACGGCATGGAGATGCAGGCCATCGCCGCCACGTACGGCATCGAGCGCGGCAGCGTGCTGGCCATCGCGGCCGGCGCCGACGCCATCTGCGTGGGTGGCGGACTCGCCGACGACGACACTGTGCGCCGCCTGCGGGACGCCCTCGTCGCCGCCGTCCGCGCCGGCGACCTCGCCGAGGAACGCCTGGCGGACGCGGCGAACCGGGTCCGCGCGCTCGCCGAGTGGACGGCCGCGGCCGCCGCGGCCTCCCGCTCCCACACGAATGGCTCAAACGGTTCGAACGCGTCGAACGGCTCGGGCGCCCGGACCGTCACCGTCGGTGCGAGCTCCGCGGGTGGCCCGGCCGGTTCCGACAGCACCGCGGACGTCGGCCTGGTCGCCGCCCGGCGCGCGCTCACCGTGACCCGCTCCGGGGCCTTCTCACCGCTGACCGAGGCGCCCTACGTCGCCGCGCTCACCCCGGTCGCGAACATCGCGGTCGGTGACGAGACGCCCTGGGGCGTGGCCGCCGAACTGGCCCGGCTGCTCCCCGGCACGGAGACCGGCAGCTTCACCGGCGAGGACGCCGGCTCCTCGGCCCTCGCCGCGGCCGGCAGCCGCCCGGTCGTCGCCGTGGTGCGCGACGAACACCGGCACCCTTGGATGGCGGCGGCCCTCGACACGCTCCTCGCGGCCCGCCCGGACAGCGTTGTCGTCGAGATGGGCGTTCCCCAGTCGGTGCCCCGCGGCGCCCTCCACATCGCCACCCACGGCGCCGCGCGCGTCTGCGGCCAGGCGGCGGCGGAGGTCATCGCGGGGGAGTAG
- a CDS encoding carbohydrate ABC transporter permease, with protein MSAVATPGRASAAGRKSSGPRKSKLGWNLLGLLVFLTAGFPVYWMFNTAFKPAKDAIDPDPSLFPTGLTLDNFRRALDIADFWGPVGRSLVVSVSVVVVGIIVGMLAALAISRFAFRGRKVVIVGILAVQMVPLVAMIIPVFLLLNDLDQYDKLSGLIITYLTFILPFTVWTLRGFIVNIPKELEEAAMVDGCSRTGAFMRVVFPLLAPGMVATSVYAFIQAWNEYLYALMLMSQKNQTATVWLGNFTTKHGTEYAPMMAGSTMMAVPIVVLFLLVQRKMAAGLTAGAVKG; from the coding sequence ATGAGCGCCGTCGCCACGCCCGGGCGTGCGTCCGCCGCGGGGCGGAAGTCCTCGGGTCCCCGCAAGTCCAAGCTCGGCTGGAACCTGCTCGGCCTGCTCGTCTTCCTCACCGCGGGCTTCCCGGTCTACTGGATGTTCAACACGGCCTTCAAGCCGGCCAAGGACGCCATCGACCCCGACCCCAGCCTGTTCCCCACCGGCCTCACGCTCGACAACTTCCGCCGCGCGCTGGACATCGCCGACTTCTGGGGCCCGGTCGGCCGCAGCCTCGTCGTGTCCGTCTCGGTGGTCGTGGTCGGCATCATCGTGGGCATGCTGGCCGCGCTGGCCATCTCCCGCTTCGCCTTCCGCGGCCGCAAGGTCGTGATCGTCGGCATCCTCGCGGTCCAGATGGTCCCGCTGGTCGCCATGATCATCCCGGTCTTCCTGCTGCTGAACGACCTCGACCAGTACGACAAGCTCTCCGGCCTGATCATCACCTACCTGACCTTCATCCTCCCCTTCACGGTGTGGACGCTGCGCGGCTTCATCGTCAACATCCCGAAGGAGCTGGAGGAGGCCGCGATGGTCGACGGGTGCAGCCGCACCGGCGCCTTCATGCGCGTCGTCTTCCCGCTGCTGGCCCCGGGCATGGTGGCCACGTCCGTCTACGCGTTCATCCAGGCCTGGAACGAATACCTCTACGCCCTGATGCTGATGAGCCAGAAGAACCAGACCGCCACCGTCTGGCTCGGTAATTTCACCACCAAGCACGGCACCGAGTACGCCCCGATGATGGCCGGATCCACCATGATGGCCGTGCCGATCGTCGTCCTGTTCCTCCTCGTCCAGCGCAAGATGGCCGCGGGTCTGACCGCGGGCGCCGTGAAGGGATAA
- a CDS encoding carbohydrate ABC transporter permease, producing MSAADTTTPAKVPPPRQAPPPPAVPLAPRKRRTSGGPATPWALLAPCLLILALVLGYPLVRLVTLSFQKFGQSQLWGFQPAESVGFDNFSNVLGDSEFWAVVVRTIIFAGGSVIFTMVAGMLIALLLQRVSGWVKTLINIVLVASWGMPIIVATTVFKWLFDSDYGIFNALLSKLPGVDMIGHNWFASGPQGLAVIMLLVVWGAVPFVVITLSAGLTQVPAELEEAARLDGAGSWGVFRYVTLPILKPIIVMLTTLSVIWDMGVFPQVFVMRGGHPEAEFQLLTTYSYDRAFVVNDYAQGSAIALLTVLLLLGVVAVYMRQMLKIGEVE from the coding sequence ATGAGTGCCGCAGACACGACCACCCCTGCCAAGGTGCCGCCACCGCGGCAGGCGCCACCGCCACCGGCCGTCCCGCTGGCACCGCGCAAGCGGCGCACCTCGGGCGGACCGGCGACACCCTGGGCCCTGCTCGCCCCCTGCCTGCTGATCCTCGCGCTGGTCCTCGGCTACCCGCTGGTCCGCCTGGTCACACTCTCGTTCCAGAAGTTCGGGCAGTCCCAGCTCTGGGGCTTCCAGCCGGCCGAGTCCGTCGGCTTCGACAACTTCAGCAACGTGCTCGGCGACAGCGAGTTCTGGGCGGTCGTCGTCCGGACGATCATCTTCGCGGGCGGCTCCGTCATCTTCACGATGGTCGCCGGCATGCTGATCGCGCTGCTCCTCCAGCGGGTCTCCGGCTGGGTGAAGACGCTCATCAACATCGTGCTGGTGGCCAGCTGGGGCATGCCCATCATCGTCGCCACCACGGTCTTCAAGTGGCTCTTCGACTCCGACTACGGCATCTTCAACGCGCTGCTCAGCAAGCTCCCCGGCGTCGACATGATCGGCCACAACTGGTTCGCCAGCGGTCCGCAGGGCCTGGCCGTGATCATGCTGCTGGTCGTCTGGGGCGCGGTGCCGTTCGTCGTCATCACGCTCAGCGCCGGACTCACCCAGGTGCCCGCGGAGCTGGAAGAGGCCGCGCGGCTCGACGGAGCCGGCTCCTGGGGCGTCTTCCGCTACGTCACGCTGCCGATCCTCAAGCCGATCATCGTGATGCTCACGACCCTCTCCGTCATCTGGGACATGGGCGTCTTCCCGCAGGTCTTCGTGATGCGCGGCGGCCACCCCGAGGCCGAGTTCCAACTCCTCACCACGTACTCGTACGACCGCGCCTTCGTCGTCAACGACTACGCGCAGGGATCGGCGATCGCCCTGCTGACCGTGCTGCTCCTGCTGGGCGTGGTCGCCGTGTACATGCGTCAGATGCTGAAGATCGGAGAGGTCGAATGA
- a CDS encoding extracellular solute-binding protein, whose protein sequence is MKRKLIAAIGIAGMMFSIAACGDSDDKSGGSDKAGDTKALTVWLTVDAQNNWPELVKAADAAIKAKHPGIKINHEYYGWPDKNTKLDAVLATDKVPDVVEMGNTEMLGYMVKGAFAPLDTSKLENSDAWLDGLKASVTYDGKTYGVPYYAGGRVGNWRKDIAASVGVKTPPKTYAELTSALDKIQKKEGSKFSAWYQPTRDWYAAMSFVYDAGGSIAKEEGGQWKANLSSPESVKGLTEFKNVVDKYMHGDKTKDESDRYIVYGQGKSGMIFGAAWEGATAEDPKSDKTGKLKGNLENFVMPGPSGKNLPVFLGGSDLAVPVKSKAQAVAAEWINAFTGAKGQKGLMAKGNLPNNKTDLATLKNDPKTVVPATAAESNWFVPMAPGWGQVEKAQVLQTMLQSIGTGKKSVEDAAKEADAKIDKVINTK, encoded by the coding sequence GTGAAGCGCAAGCTGATAGCCGCGATCGGTATCGCGGGCATGATGTTCTCCATCGCGGCGTGCGGGGACAGTGACGACAAGTCCGGGGGGTCGGACAAGGCCGGGGACACGAAGGCCCTGACGGTCTGGCTCACGGTCGACGCGCAGAACAACTGGCCCGAGCTGGTCAAGGCGGCCGACGCGGCCATCAAGGCGAAGCACCCCGGCATCAAGATCAACCACGAGTACTACGGCTGGCCGGACAAGAACACCAAGCTCGACGCCGTCCTCGCCACCGACAAGGTGCCCGACGTGGTCGAGATGGGCAACACCGAGATGCTCGGCTACATGGTCAAGGGCGCCTTCGCTCCCCTGGACACGTCGAAGCTCGAGAACTCGGACGCCTGGCTGGACGGCCTCAAGGCCTCCGTCACGTACGACGGCAAGACCTACGGCGTGCCGTACTACGCGGGTGGCCGCGTCGGCAACTGGCGCAAGGACATCGCGGCTTCGGTCGGCGTGAAGACCCCGCCGAAGACGTACGCGGAACTGACCTCCGCCCTGGACAAGATCCAGAAGAAGGAGGGCAGCAAGTTCAGCGCCTGGTACCAGCCCACCCGTGACTGGTACGCGGCCATGTCCTTCGTCTACGACGCAGGCGGCTCCATCGCGAAGGAGGAGGGCGGCCAGTGGAAGGCCAACCTCTCCTCGCCCGAGTCGGTCAAGGGCCTCACCGAGTTCAAGAACGTCGTCGACAAGTACATGCACGGCGACAAGACCAAGGACGAGTCCGACCGTTACATCGTCTACGGCCAGGGCAAGTCCGGCATGATCTTCGGTGCCGCCTGGGAGGGCGCGACCGCCGAGGACCCGAAGAGCGACAAGACCGGCAAGCTCAAGGGCAACCTCGAGAACTTCGTGATGCCCGGCCCGTCCGGCAAGAACCTCCCGGTCTTCCTGGGCGGCTCCGACCTCGCCGTCCCGGTGAAGTCGAAGGCGCAGGCCGTCGCCGCCGAGTGGATCAACGCGTTCACCGGCGCCAAGGGCCAGAAGGGCCTGATGGCCAAGGGCAACCTGCCGAACAACAAGACCGACCTCGCCACCCTGAAGAACGACCCGAAGACGGTCGTCCCGGCGACGGCGGCCGAGTCCAACTGGTTCGTCCCGATGGCGCCGGGCTGGGGCCAGGTCGAGAAGGCCCAGGTCCTGCAGACCATGCTGCAGAGCATCGGCACCGGCAAGAAGTCGGTCGAGGACGCCGCGAAGGAAGCGGACGCCAAGATCGACAAGGTCATCAACACCAAGTGA
- a CDS encoding GntR family transcriptional regulator — protein MSTDVSSAENEGGAPIRTARVPKYYRLKKHLLDMTETLPPGTPVPPERTLAAEFDTSRTTVRQALQELVVEGRLERIQGKGTFVAKPKVSQALQLTSYTEDMRAQGLEPTSQLLDIGYITADDALAGLLDISAGGRVLRIERLRLASGEPMAIETTHLSAKRFPALRRSLVKYTSLYTALAEVYDVHLAEAEETIETSLATPREAGLLGTDVGLPMLMLSRHSLDKLGEPVEWVRSVYRGDRYKFVARLKRPTD, from the coding sequence ATGAGCACCGACGTCAGCAGTGCGGAGAACGAGGGTGGGGCGCCCATCCGTACCGCGCGCGTGCCCAAGTACTACCGTCTCAAGAAACACCTGCTCGACATGACGGAGACCCTTCCGCCCGGGACACCCGTGCCGCCCGAGCGCACGCTCGCCGCGGAGTTCGACACCTCGCGCACCACCGTGCGGCAGGCGCTCCAGGAGCTGGTCGTCGAGGGCCGCCTCGAACGGATCCAGGGCAAGGGCACCTTCGTCGCCAAGCCCAAGGTGTCGCAGGCGCTCCAACTCACCTCGTACACCGAGGACATGCGCGCCCAGGGTCTCGAACCCACCTCTCAGCTCCTGGACATCGGCTACATCACCGCGGACGACGCGCTCGCCGGCCTGCTCGACATCTCGGCCGGCGGCCGGGTGCTGCGCATCGAGCGGCTGCGCCTCGCGAGCGGCGAACCGATGGCGATCGAGACGACCCACCTGTCCGCCAAGCGCTTCCCCGCCCTGCGCCGTTCGCTCGTCAAGTACACCTCTCTCTACACCGCGCTCGCCGAGGTCTACGACGTCCATCTCGCCGAGGCCGAGGAGACCATCGAGACCTCGCTGGCCACACCGCGCGAGGCCGGACTGCTCGGCACCGACGTGGGCCTGCCCATGCTGATGCTCTCCCGCCACTCGCTCGACAAGCTGGGCGAGCCGGTGGAATGGGTGCGGTCGGTGTACCGCGGCGACCGGTACAAGTTCGTCGCGCGCCTCAAGCGGCCTACGGACTGA
- a CDS encoding DUF3311 domain-containing protein, with amino-acid sequence MSDLPEVKPPVVTPVRVVIALCLVAPFVAMLWVGSYAKTDPTFIGIPFFYWYQMLWVLLSTVLTVTAHQLWRRDQRARAAKGGTGA; translated from the coding sequence ATGTCAGACCTGCCCGAAGTGAAACCACCGGTGGTGACACCGGTCCGCGTGGTGATCGCGCTCTGCCTCGTCGCGCCCTTCGTCGCGATGCTGTGGGTCGGTTCCTACGCCAAGACCGACCCGACCTTCATCGGCATCCCGTTCTTCTACTGGTACCAGATGCTGTGGGTGCTCCTCTCTACGGTGCTGACGGTGACCGCGCACCAGCTCTGGCGGCGTGACCAGCGGGCCCGCGCGGCCAAGGGAGGGACCGGAGCATGA
- the mctP gene encoding monocarboxylate uptake permease MctP: MNDGVNGVALGVFIFFFLAVTVMGFLAARWRKADNEHSLDEWGLGGRSFGTWVTWFLLGGDLYTAYTFVAVPAAIYAAGAAGFFAVPYTILVYPLIFTFLPRLWSVSHKHGYVTTSDFVRGRFGSKSLSLAVAVTGILATMPYIALQLVGIQAVLDVMGVGGGENTNWFVKDLPLLIAFGVLAAYTYSSGLRAPALIAFVKDTLIYIVIAVAIIYIPIKLGGFDEIFKAAGDKYTAAGAGGVVPPAAGQWTYATLALGSALALFMYPHSITATLSSRSREVIRRNTTILPLYSLMLGLLALLGFMAIAAGVKVQNGQLAIPQLFETMFPDWFAGVAFAAIGIGALVPAAIMSIAAANLFTRNIYKDFIKPDATPKEETRVSKIVSLLVKVGALVFVLTMDKTVAINFQLLGGIWILQTFPALVGGLFTRWFHRWALLGGWAVGMVYGTLAAYGVASPTQKHFGGSSKEIPGIGEIGYIGLTAFVMNVVVSVVLTFVLRALKAPDGIDETSPEDYTADAGDAGVATELPPATADASH; this comes from the coding sequence ATGAACGACGGTGTGAACGGCGTCGCTCTGGGCGTCTTCATCTTCTTCTTCCTGGCCGTCACGGTCATGGGCTTCCTGGCCGCGCGCTGGCGCAAGGCCGACAACGAACACAGCCTCGACGAATGGGGCCTGGGCGGGCGGTCGTTCGGCACCTGGGTCACCTGGTTCCTGCTCGGCGGCGACCTCTACACGGCGTACACCTTCGTCGCCGTCCCCGCGGCGATCTACGCGGCGGGCGCGGCCGGCTTCTTCGCCGTGCCCTACACGATCCTCGTGTACCCGTTGATCTTCACGTTCCTGCCCCGCCTGTGGTCGGTCTCCCACAAGCACGGCTATGTGACGACCTCGGACTTCGTGCGCGGCCGGTTCGGCTCCAAGAGCCTGTCGCTGGCCGTGGCCGTCACCGGCATCCTCGCGACCATGCCGTACATCGCGCTCCAACTGGTCGGCATCCAGGCCGTCCTCGACGTGATGGGCGTGGGCGGCGGCGAGAACACCAACTGGTTCGTCAAGGACCTGCCGCTCCTCATCGCCTTCGGCGTGCTGGCCGCGTACACCTACTCCTCGGGTCTGCGGGCCCCCGCGCTGATCGCGTTCGTGAAGGACACCCTGATCTACATCGTGATCGCGGTGGCCATCATCTACATCCCGATCAAGCTCGGCGGCTTCGACGAGATCTTCAAGGCGGCCGGCGACAAGTACACGGCGGCCGGCGCCGGCGGGGTCGTCCCGCCCGCGGCGGGCCAGTGGACCTACGCCACGCTCGCGCTGGGCTCGGCGCTGGCGCTGTTCATGTATCCGCACTCCATCACCGCGACGCTGTCCAGCCGCAGCCGCGAGGTGATCCGCCGCAACACGACCATCCTGCCCCTGTACTCGCTGATGCTGGGGCTGCTCGCCCTGCTCGGGTTCATGGCCATCGCGGCCGGCGTGAAGGTGCAGAACGGCCAGCTCGCCATCCCGCAGCTCTTCGAGACCATGTTCCCGGACTGGTTCGCGGGCGTGGCCTTCGCCGCCATCGGCATCGGGGCCCTCGTCCCGGCGGCCATCATGTCGATCGCGGCCGCGAACCTCTTCACCCGCAACATCTACAAGGACTTCATCAAGCCGGACGCGACGCCGAAGGAGGAGACCCGGGTCTCCAAGATCGTCTCGCTGCTGGTGAAGGTGGGCGCGCTGGTCTTCGTCCTGACGATGGACAAGACCGTCGCGATCAACTTCCAGCTGCTGGGCGGCATCTGGATCCTGCAGACCTTCCCCGCGCTGGTCGGCGGCCTGTTCACGCGCTGGTTCCACCGCTGGGCGCTGCTGGGCGGCTGGGCGGTCGGCATGGTCTACGGGACGCTCGCCGCCTACGGGGTGGCCTCGCCGACCCAGAAGCACTTCGGCGGCAGCTCCAAGGAGATCCCCGGCATCGGGGAGATCGGCTACATCGGCCTCACGGCGTTCGTCATGAACGTGGTCGTCTCCGTCGTCCTCACCTTCGTCCTGCGGGCGCTGAAGGCGCCGGACGGCATCGACGAGACCTCGCCCGAGGACTACACGGCCGACGCGGGCGACGCCGGGGTCGCGACCGAACTCCCGCCGGCCACGGCGGACGCGAGCCACTGA
- a CDS encoding ribonucleoside-diphosphate reductase subunit alpha — MTIAPADPASVTEHQAPVETDGPGAALLRTLTDLTADLADADPGRVAAAALRGRSARADEAELRELATEAAAGLISEDPVYSRLAARLLTISIAAEARSQGVTTFSESVAVGHREGLVADRTADFVRLHTARLDAMIDTAGDDRFGYFGLRTLHSRYLLRHPITRKVVETPQHFMLRVASGLAEDDTARAVDEVSALYGLMSRLDYLPSSPTLFNSGTRHPQMSSCYLLDSPQDELDSIYDRYHQVARLSKHAGGIGLSYSRIRSRGSLIRGTNGHSNGIVPFLKTLDASVAAVNQGGRRKGAAAVYLETWHSDIEEFLELRDNTGEDARRTHNLNLAHWIPDEFMRRVNEDGVWSLFSPSDVPELVDLWGDAFDAAYRKAEEAGLAKKTIPARDLYGRMMRTLAQTGNGWMTFKDAANRTANQTAEPGHTVHSSNLCTEILEVTDDGETAVCNLGSVNLGAFVVGDDIDWERLDETVRTAVTFLDRVVDINFYPTEQAGRSNSRWRPVGLGAMGLQDVFFKLRLPFDSPQARALSTRIAERIMLAAYEASADLAERNGPLPAWEKTRTARGVLHPDHFDVELNWPERWAALRQRIAEVGMRNSLLLAIAPTATIASIAGVYECIEPQVSNLFKRETLSGEFLQVNSYLVAELKKLGVWDAQTREALRESSGSVQGFTWVPQDVRDLYRTAWEIPQRGLIDMAAARTPFLDQAQSLNLFLETPTIGKLSSMYSYAWKSGLKTTYYLRSRPATRIARAAQAQAQPEKTIPVQQVADPDAVACSLENPESCEACQ; from the coding sequence GTGACCATCGCGCCAGCAGATCCGGCTTCAGTGACCGAGCACCAGGCCCCGGTGGAGACCGACGGCCCCGGAGCCGCGCTGCTGCGGACCCTGACCGACCTCACCGCCGACCTCGCCGACGCCGACCCCGGCCGGGTCGCCGCCGCGGCGCTGCGTGGCCGGTCCGCCCGCGCCGACGAGGCCGAACTGCGCGAACTGGCCACGGAGGCGGCCGCCGGACTCATCTCCGAGGACCCGGTCTACTCCCGGCTCGCCGCCCGGCTGCTCACCATCAGCATCGCCGCCGAGGCCAGGTCCCAGGGCGTCACGACCTTCTCCGAGTCGGTCGCCGTCGGCCACCGCGAGGGACTGGTCGCCGACCGCACCGCCGACTTCGTCCGGCTGCACACCGCCCGGCTCGACGCGATGATCGACACGGCCGGCGACGACCGCTTCGGCTACTTCGGTCTCCGTACGCTGCACAGCCGTTACCTGCTCCGCCACCCCATCACCCGCAAGGTCGTCGAGACGCCCCAGCACTTCATGCTGCGGGTCGCCTCCGGCCTCGCCGAGGACGACACGGCACGCGCCGTCGACGAAGTCTCCGCGCTCTACGGGCTCATGAGCCGGCTCGACTACCTCCCGTCCTCCCCCACGCTCTTCAACTCCGGTACGCGGCACCCGCAGATGTCGTCCTGCTACCTCCTCGACTCCCCGCAGGACGAGCTGGACTCCATCTACGACCGCTACCACCAGGTCGCCCGGCTGTCGAAGCACGCCGGCGGCATCGGTCTGTCGTACTCCCGCATCCGGTCGCGCGGTTCGCTGATCCGCGGCACCAACGGGCACTCCAACGGCATCGTCCCGTTCCTCAAGACCCTCGACGCCTCGGTCGCCGCGGTGAACCAGGGCGGTCGCCGCAAGGGCGCTGCCGCCGTGTACCTGGAGACCTGGCACTCCGACATCGAGGAGTTCCTGGAGCTGCGCGACAACACCGGTGAGGACGCCCGGCGTACGCACAACCTGAACCTCGCCCACTGGATCCCGGACGAGTTCATGCGCCGGGTGAACGAGGACGGCGTCTGGTCGCTCTTCTCCCCCTCGGACGTGCCCGAGCTGGTCGACCTGTGGGGCGACGCGTTCGATGCCGCCTACCGCAAGGCCGAGGAGGCGGGTCTCGCCAAGAAGACCATCCCGGCCCGCGACCTGTACGGCCGCATGATGCGCACCCTCGCGCAGACCGGCAACGGCTGGATGACCTTCAAGGACGCCGCCAACCGCACCGCCAACCAGACGGCGGAGCCCGGCCACACCGTCCACTCCTCGAACCTGTGCACCGAGATCCTGGAGGTCACGGACGACGGGGAGACCGCGGTCTGCAACCTGGGCTCGGTCAACCTCGGCGCGTTCGTCGTCGGTGACGACATCGACTGGGAGCGGCTCGACGAGACCGTGCGCACCGCGGTCACCTTCCTCGACCGGGTCGTGGACATCAACTTCTACCCGACCGAGCAGGCGGGGCGCTCCAACTCCCGCTGGCGTCCGGTCGGTCTGGGCGCGATGGGCCTCCAGGACGTCTTCTTCAAGCTGCGGCTGCCCTTCGACTCGCCGCAGGCGCGCGCCCTGTCCACCCGGATCGCCGAGCGCATCATGCTCGCCGCCTACGAGGCCTCCGCGGACCTCGCCGAGCGCAACGGGCCGCTCCCCGCCTGGGAGAAGACCCGTACCGCTCGCGGTGTGCTGCACCCCGACCACTTCGACGTCGAGCTGAACTGGCCGGAGCGCTGGGCGGCGCTGCGGCAGCGGATCGCCGAGGTCGGCATGCGCAACTCGCTGCTCCTCGCCATCGCGCCGACCGCCACCATCGCGTCCATCGCGGGCGTCTACGAGTGCATCGAGCCGCAGGTGTCGAACCTGTTCAAGCGCGAGACACTCTCCGGCGAGTTCCTCCAGGTCAACTCCTACCTGGTGGCCGAGCTGAAGAAGCTCGGCGTGTGGGACGCGCAGACCCGTGAGGCGCTGCGCGAGTCCAGCGGCTCGGTGCAGGGCTTCACCTGGGTGCCGCAGGACGTCCGCGACCTGTACCGCACGGCGTGGGAGATCCCGCAGCGCGGCCTGATCGACATGGCCGCCGCGCGGACCCCGTTCCTGGACCAGGCGCAGTCCCTGAACCTGTTCCTGGAGACGCCGACCATCGGCAAGCTCTCCTCGATGTACTCCTACGCCTGGAAGTCGGGTCTGAAGACCACGTACTACCTGCGGTCCCGTCCCGCGACGCGCATCGCCCGCGCCGCCCAGGCCCAGGCGCAGCCCGAGAAGACCATCCCCGTCCAGCAGGTCGCCGACCCCGACGCCGTCGCCTGCTCCCTGGAAAACCCCGAGTCTTGCGAGGCCTGCCAGTAA